A window of Corallococcus macrosporus DSM 14697 contains these coding sequences:
- a CDS encoding M48 family metalloprotease — MTSRLRLPLILALLSLTTCVRNPATGKRMLSLVSQDDEIALGKQSAEEVRGSIGLIQEPQVQEYVARVGLPMAKASERPELPWTIQAVDDPVVNAFALPGGPVFVTRGLLTALNSEAELASVLGHEIAHITARHSVEQLSQAQLAQAGLLLGSVLSEDVARFGGLAAAGLQLLFLKYGRDDERQADELGFKYMLNAGYDVRQAADVFATLDRVGKAAGGQSLPAWLSTHPDPGDRVEAAKERAAKANVDLSQLKDGREAYLAMLQGMAYGNDPRQGFFQGNVFMHPGLRFQLTFPQGWKTANQPQQVAGISPQEDAIVGLVPTGNIAPQEAMQRFLAQEGIQPVSAAPAGFPQGATFFQAQTEQGAIAGVTAFVSQGGTTLQLLGYTGAQQLGAYEDAFRAVFSSFGELTDASALAVQPARIELAKVPSPMTLQQFNEQNPSTISVEELALINGVQPGDTLPAGRTVKRVTGGVRSTP; from the coding sequence ATGACTTCACGACTCCGGCTGCCGCTGATACTGGCCCTGCTCTCGCTGACGACCTGCGTGCGCAACCCCGCCACCGGCAAGCGCATGCTGTCGCTCGTCTCCCAGGATGACGAGATTGCCCTGGGCAAGCAGAGCGCGGAGGAGGTGCGCGGGTCCATTGGCCTCATCCAGGAGCCCCAGGTGCAGGAGTACGTCGCCCGGGTGGGCCTGCCCATGGCGAAGGCCTCCGAACGCCCGGAGCTGCCCTGGACGATTCAGGCCGTGGATGACCCGGTGGTGAACGCCTTCGCCCTCCCCGGGGGCCCCGTCTTCGTGACGCGCGGGCTGCTCACCGCCCTCAACTCCGAGGCGGAGCTGGCCTCCGTGCTGGGGCACGAAATCGCCCACATCACCGCGCGGCACTCCGTGGAGCAGCTCTCCCAGGCGCAGCTCGCCCAGGCGGGCCTGCTGCTGGGCAGCGTGCTCAGCGAGGACGTGGCCCGCTTCGGGGGCCTGGCCGCCGCGGGCCTCCAGCTCCTGTTCCTCAAGTACGGCCGCGACGACGAGCGCCAGGCGGACGAGCTGGGCTTCAAGTACATGTTGAACGCCGGCTACGACGTGCGCCAGGCCGCGGACGTCTTCGCCACCCTGGACCGCGTGGGCAAGGCCGCGGGCGGGCAGAGCCTCCCCGCGTGGCTGTCCACCCACCCCGACCCGGGGGACCGCGTGGAGGCCGCGAAGGAGCGCGCCGCGAAGGCCAACGTGGACCTCAGCCAGCTCAAGGACGGCCGCGAGGCGTACCTCGCCATGCTCCAGGGCATGGCCTACGGAAATGACCCGCGCCAGGGCTTCTTCCAGGGCAACGTCTTCATGCACCCGGGCCTGCGCTTCCAGCTCACCTTCCCGCAGGGGTGGAAGACGGCGAACCAGCCGCAGCAGGTGGCCGGCATCAGCCCCCAGGAGGACGCCATCGTCGGCCTGGTGCCCACCGGCAACATCGCCCCACAGGAGGCGATGCAGCGCTTCCTCGCGCAGGAAGGCATCCAGCCGGTGAGCGCGGCCCCCGCGGGCTTCCCGCAGGGCGCCACCTTCTTCCAGGCGCAGACGGAGCAGGGCGCCATCGCGGGCGTCACCGCCTTCGTGTCCCAGGGTGGCACCACGCTCCAGCTCCTGGGCTACACCGGCGCGCAGCAGCTTGGCGCCTACGAGGACGCCTTCCGCGCCGTCTTCTCCAGCTTCGGCGAGCTGACGGATGCCTCGGCGCTGGCCGTGCAGCCCGCGCGGATTGAGCTGGCGAAGGTGCCGTCCCCCATGACGCTGCAGCAGTTCAACGAGCAGAACCCGTCCACCATCTCCGTGGAGGAGCTGGCCCTCATCAACGGCGTACAGCCCGGGGACACCCTGCCCGCGGGCCGGACGGTGAAGCGCGTCACGGGGGGCGTGCGGTCCACGCCCTGA
- a CDS encoding DUF3293 domain-containing protein, with protein sequence MSHHERERLAKAYTATRYVIRPHPSTGGVEQILRAGALHPALDATLAARGHREWAFLTAWNPGSQWRSEEENRRAQERLEAQLVAGGWVVAPALGQAEDGGWCEPSLFVPGLPREEAARFGRAYGQVAVLVGRASAHAELLFCEEAHAPAP encoded by the coding sequence ATGAGCCACCACGAACGCGAGCGGTTGGCGAAGGCCTACACGGCGACGCGCTACGTCATCCGGCCCCATCCCAGCACGGGAGGTGTCGAGCAGATTCTGCGGGCGGGCGCCCTGCACCCGGCGCTGGACGCAACGCTTGCGGCGCGCGGCCACCGCGAGTGGGCCTTCCTGACGGCGTGGAATCCCGGCTCGCAGTGGCGGAGCGAGGAGGAGAACCGCCGCGCCCAGGAGCGGCTGGAGGCGCAGCTCGTCGCGGGGGGCTGGGTGGTGGCGCCCGCCCTGGGCCAGGCGGAGGATGGGGGTTGGTGCGAGCCGAGCCTCTTCGTCCCGGGCCTCCCGCGCGAGGAGGCCGCGCGCTTCGGCCGCGCCTACGGGCAGGTGGCGGTGCTCGTGGGGCGCGCGAGCGCCCACGCGGAGCTGCTGTTCTGCGAGGAGGCCCACGCTCCGGCGCCGTGA
- the clpP gene encoding ATP-dependent Clp endopeptidase proteolytic subunit ClpP, translating to MNVPFVIETTHRGERAYDLYSRLLKDRIIMLGTPVNDDVANIIVAQLLFLESEDPDKGINLYINSPGGSVTAGLAIYDTMQYVKCPVSTICVGQAASMGALLLLAGAKGKRYALPNSRIMIHQPLGGAQGQATDIDIQAKEILRLRSYINGLIVKHTGHTIERIEKDTERDYFMSAEDARQYGLIDEVVEKQRAIAPSPTPAK from the coding sequence ATGAACGTCCCCTTCGTCATCGAGACCACGCACCGCGGCGAGCGGGCGTACGACCTGTACAGCCGGCTCCTCAAGGACCGCATCATCATGCTGGGCACGCCCGTCAATGACGACGTGGCCAACATCATCGTCGCCCAGCTCCTCTTCCTGGAGTCGGAGGACCCGGACAAGGGCATCAACCTCTACATCAACTCGCCCGGTGGCTCGGTGACGGCGGGCCTGGCCATCTACGACACCATGCAGTACGTGAAGTGTCCGGTGTCCACCATCTGCGTGGGGCAGGCGGCCTCCATGGGCGCGCTGCTGCTGCTGGCCGGCGCGAAGGGCAAGCGCTACGCCCTGCCCAACAGCCGCATCATGATTCACCAGCCGCTGGGCGGCGCGCAGGGCCAGGCCACGGACATCGACATCCAGGCCAAGGAAATCCTCCGGCTGCGCAGCTACATCAACGGCCTCATCGTGAAGCACACGGGGCACACCATCGAGCGCATCGAGAAGGACACCGAGCGCGACTACTTCATGAGCGCCGAGGATGCCCGGCAGTACGGCCTCATCGACGAGGTGGTGGAGAAGCAGCGCGCCATCGCCCCGTCGCCCACGCCGGCGAAGTAG
- the fumC gene encoding class II fumarate hydratase has product MSTKNVRTEKDTFGPIDVPADRLWGAQTQRSLQNFAISTERMPLALIRALVLVKKAAATVNVENGSLPREKGEAIIRAADEVLAGQHDAEFPLSVWQTGSGTQTNMNTNEVLANRASELLGGERGEGRKVHANDDVNKGQSSNDVFPTAMSVAAVAAITGHVLPELKALRDVFADKARAFHDVVKVGRTHLQDATPLTLGQELSGFVAQLDHAKAHLERTLPHLSELALGGTAVGTGLNAPRGYAERVAEALARLTGHPFVTAPNKFEALAANDALVQAHGALKGLAVVLFKVANDVRWLSSGPRSGLAEILIPENEPGSSIMPGKVNPTQSEALTMLCAQVMGNDVAVSVGGASGNFQLNVFKPLIAHNVLQSCRLLADGMRSFRLHCAVGIEPNRARIQENLERSLMLVTALNPHIGYDNAAKIAKTAHRDGTTLKETAVALGLVTPEQFDQWVRPEDMTGHEG; this is encoded by the coding sequence GTGAGCACGAAGAACGTTCGCACCGAGAAAGACACCTTCGGCCCCATCGACGTCCCCGCCGACCGGCTGTGGGGCGCCCAGACGCAGCGCAGCCTCCAGAACTTCGCCATCTCCACCGAGCGCATGCCGCTGGCCCTCATCCGCGCCCTGGTGCTGGTGAAGAAGGCCGCCGCGACGGTGAATGTGGAGAACGGCTCGCTGCCCAGGGAGAAGGGGGAGGCCATCATCCGGGCCGCGGACGAGGTGCTGGCGGGCCAGCACGACGCGGAGTTCCCCCTGAGCGTCTGGCAGACGGGCAGCGGGACGCAGACGAACATGAACACGAACGAGGTGCTGGCCAACCGCGCCTCGGAGCTCCTGGGCGGCGAGCGCGGCGAGGGCCGCAAGGTCCACGCCAACGACGACGTCAACAAGGGGCAGAGCTCCAACGACGTCTTCCCCACCGCGATGAGCGTGGCCGCCGTGGCCGCCATCACCGGGCACGTCCTCCCGGAGCTGAAGGCGCTGCGCGACGTGTTCGCGGACAAGGCCCGCGCCTTCCACGACGTGGTGAAGGTGGGCCGCACCCACCTCCAGGACGCCACGCCCCTGACGCTGGGGCAGGAGCTCAGCGGCTTCGTGGCCCAGTTGGACCACGCGAAGGCCCACCTGGAGCGCACCCTGCCGCACCTTTCGGAGCTGGCCCTGGGCGGCACGGCGGTGGGCACCGGCCTCAACGCGCCCAGGGGCTACGCCGAGCGCGTGGCGGAGGCGCTGGCCCGGCTCACCGGCCACCCCTTCGTCACCGCGCCCAACAAGTTCGAGGCGCTGGCCGCCAACGACGCGCTGGTGCAGGCGCACGGGGCGCTCAAGGGGCTGGCGGTGGTGCTCTTCAAGGTGGCCAACGACGTGCGCTGGCTGTCCTCGGGGCCGCGCTCGGGGCTGGCGGAAATCCTCATCCCGGAGAACGAGCCGGGCAGCTCCATCATGCCGGGCAAGGTGAACCCCACCCAGAGCGAGGCGCTCACCATGCTGTGCGCCCAGGTGATGGGCAACGACGTCGCCGTGAGCGTGGGCGGGGCGTCCGGCAACTTCCAGCTCAACGTCTTCAAGCCGCTCATCGCCCACAACGTGCTCCAGAGCTGCCGGCTGCTGGCGGACGGCATGCGCAGCTTCCGCCTGCACTGCGCGGTGGGGATTGAACCCAACCGGGCCCGCATCCAGGAGAACCTGGAGCGCAGCCTGATGCTCGTCACGGCGCTCAACCCCCACATCGGCTACGACAACGCGGCGAAAATCGCCAAGACGGCCCACCGGGACGGCACGACGCTCAAGGAGACGGCCGTGGCGCTGGGCCTGGTGACGCCCGAGCAGTTCGACCAGTGGGTCCGCCCGGAGGACATGACGGGCCACGAGGGGTAG
- a CDS encoding PspC domain-containing protein, which translates to MDAKRRCATCTEEVSLEVRRCPRCGARAEPMHRGVDGRLVTGVCAALGREVGVDAALVRVGFVVALAVSGGTALLVYLLLWAFTPPSATGTAPLRRTYDWLAGWGNAGASASSPRVERRV; encoded by the coding sequence ATGGACGCCAAGAGACGCTGCGCCACCTGCACGGAGGAAGTGAGCCTGGAGGTCCGGAGGTGCCCGCGCTGCGGCGCGCGCGCGGAGCCGATGCACCGGGGCGTGGACGGGCGCCTGGTGACGGGCGTGTGCGCGGCGCTGGGGCGGGAGGTCGGCGTGGACGCGGCGCTGGTGCGCGTGGGCTTCGTGGTGGCGCTGGCGGTGTCCGGGGGCACCGCGCTGCTGGTGTACCTGCTGCTGTGGGCCTTCACGCCGCCGTCGGCGACGGGCACCGCGCCGCTGCGGCGCACGTACGACTGGCTGGCCGGCTGGGGGAACGCGGGGGCCAGCGCCTCGTCGCCGCGCGTCGAACGCCGGGTGTAG
- the aceB gene encoding malate synthase A — translation MSDQAPAVKPPAFGPGVVVKGTWHPDYAEVLTPEALEFVAKLARTFGERRLALLERRKAVQAAWRQGERPHFLPETKAIREGDWTVAPLPADLQDRRVEITGPVDRKMVINALNSGANVFMADFEDANSPTWDNVVRGQVNLRDAVRGTISFTAENGKHYALNPKRAVLFVRPRGWHLPERHIEIDGKPISGSLLDFGLFFFHNAREQLARGTGPYFYLPKLQSHLEARLWNDVFHLAQAELDIPRGTIKATVLIETLPAAFEMDEILHELREHSAGLNCGRWDYIFSFIKTLQSDTRVVLPDRGQVTMDKAFLNAYSQLLIQTCHRRNAHAMGGMAAFIPIKGDAAANDAVMDKVRADKLREVKNGHDGTWVAHPGLVEIARDIFDSHMKGPNQLSNKREDVKIGEAELLKVPSGTRTEEGLRHNIRVGIQYTAAWLGGLGCVPLYNLMEDAATAEISRAQVWQWLHHGATLEDGRAVTPALFRDVLGEEMGRLEKEGAKERYGAAHLERARVLFEQLSTADTFEDFLTLPAYDALEAQR, via the coding sequence ATGTCGGACCAAGCCCCCGCTGTGAAGCCCCCGGCGTTCGGACCGGGCGTGGTGGTGAAGGGGACCTGGCACCCCGACTACGCCGAGGTCCTCACCCCCGAGGCCCTGGAGTTCGTGGCGAAGCTGGCGCGCACCTTCGGGGAGCGCCGGCTGGCGCTGCTGGAGCGCCGCAAGGCGGTGCAGGCGGCCTGGCGCCAGGGCGAGCGCCCCCACTTCCTGCCGGAGACGAAGGCCATCCGGGAGGGCGACTGGACGGTGGCGCCCCTGCCCGCCGACCTTCAGGACCGCCGCGTGGAAATCACCGGCCCGGTGGACCGGAAGATGGTCATCAACGCGCTGAACTCCGGCGCCAACGTCTTCATGGCGGACTTCGAGGACGCCAACAGCCCCACCTGGGACAACGTGGTGCGCGGGCAAGTCAACCTGCGCGACGCGGTGCGCGGCACCATCTCCTTCACCGCGGAGAACGGGAAGCACTACGCCCTCAACCCGAAGCGCGCCGTGCTCTTCGTGCGGCCCCGCGGCTGGCACCTGCCGGAGCGGCACATCGAAATCGACGGCAAGCCCATCTCCGGCTCGCTGCTCGACTTCGGGCTCTTCTTCTTCCACAACGCCCGTGAGCAGCTCGCGCGCGGCACCGGGCCCTACTTCTACCTGCCGAAGCTGCAGAGCCACCTGGAGGCCCGGCTGTGGAACGACGTGTTCCACCTGGCCCAGGCGGAGCTGGACATCCCGCGCGGCACCATCAAGGCCACCGTCCTCATCGAGACGCTGCCCGCCGCGTTCGAGATGGACGAAATCCTCCATGAGCTGCGCGAGCACTCCGCCGGCCTCAACTGCGGCCGCTGGGACTACATCTTCAGCTTCATCAAGACGCTCCAGTCCGACACCCGCGTGGTGCTGCCCGACCGCGGACAGGTGACGATGGACAAGGCGTTCCTCAACGCCTACTCGCAGCTCCTCATCCAGACCTGCCACCGCCGCAACGCGCACGCCATGGGCGGCATGGCGGCCTTCATCCCCATCAAGGGTGACGCGGCGGCCAACGACGCCGTCATGGACAAGGTCCGCGCGGACAAGCTGCGCGAGGTCAAGAATGGCCATGACGGGACGTGGGTGGCCCACCCCGGCCTCGTGGAAATCGCGCGCGACATCTTCGACTCGCACATGAAGGGCCCCAACCAGCTCTCCAACAAGCGCGAGGACGTGAAGATTGGCGAGGCGGAGCTGCTCAAGGTGCCCTCCGGCACGCGCACCGAGGAGGGCCTGCGCCACAACATCCGCGTGGGCATCCAGTACACCGCCGCGTGGCTGGGCGGCCTGGGCTGCGTGCCCCTCTACAACCTGATGGAGGACGCGGCCACCGCCGAAATCTCCCGCGCCCAGGTGTGGCAGTGGCTCCACCACGGCGCCACGCTGGAGGACGGCCGCGCGGTGACGCCCGCCCTCTTCCGCGACGTGCTGGGCGAGGAGATGGGCCGGCTCGAGAAGGAGGGCGCGAAGGAGCGCTACGGCGCCGCCCACCTGGAGCGCGCCCGCGTCCTCTTCGAGCAGCTCTCCACCG